agggggtcattgaccctggcAGAGAAAAGCTACTGAATTATTTTTCTCAGGTTCGCTGCTATTTATCATTCAGTCTCActttcaaactactgcctggttgctaggataaactgGGCCCTGAAATCTGAAGCTGAACAGCTgctaaacaacacaaaaaaaaaagagaactaaaaaaatacaaattaaagaccaactgcaaactgtcttaTTCTATCGCTTTGTACATCTgcacatcatagtaaaagtttaaGGCAACCTCTTAAAAAAAGGCTAAAATTCGTCTCAATAATAGAAATACCACAATCCTTAGTCCAGCTAATGAAATTGCATGTTTTTAGAGCTGTGCTGTTCCATGTGTTTTGGGAATCATTAGTAGAAATCTTCTTTCTTTCTTAGGTTCTATTGTTGTCACTCATTTATACCAAAATTCTCCAGTTCTCTCAGGAAGTGCAAAACGGCCAACTCGATCTTCTAACGTAGCCGTGGTGGAATACGAGCCGCTGCAGTTTTTTCAACCACAAATCCATAGTTGTACTGAAATGCAACCAACAAGGCTTAGCAGTGTCTACTGTGAAAATCATACAACACGTACAGTATACAGCCACCAAGAGGAATATATGATTAAACGCTCTACACTCTATTCAGTGTTTTGTTAACGTGAATGTCATTTTGGTCTATACAATGAGGAAATATGTACAATTATATATGAAGGGGTTAAAACAAGAAATCAATGTCAAAACCAGAATATTATCAGCATTATCAGCTCCAGCATCACAATCCTCTGGCCAGGCTTAAGAGgcgtatttataaaggtgtgtaaaacACAGCACAGAAATATCATTTACATGTCCTATCACTGTGACAAGCGTGGCAAATGAAATATTCTGATCAGCGGCTCGAagctaatttaaaataaaattgtgtagGAAATGgctcaggtctagtaaccttGCGAAGAAATGAGTAGCTAGTGAGTCGTTTTTCCATAACAGATGTCTTTAGAACAATGCCCCTCAGTGTATGTACAGTAAGCGCTCATCTTAATGAATTTCAGCTTTGGTAAGAGGTTAAAAACCTTTATAAAGGATAACATGGCGCAACTGGGAAGCAAAGATATGAACTTTATGAACTACCAACCTCACTCTCAATCTCAGACAGAGTCTTTATATGTAGATCTCTGAAGTCTGAGGCGGCCacctacaataaaaaaagaaaatgcagaataaatatatgacaAACATATGATAAATGCATACACTGCAATTTCTAAAGGTTTCACACTCCAATATTCAGCCTTTACCATTTATAGTATTAAGAGCAAAGTATTCTGATTCTTTTGTACTGGGGGTATGTCATTCATTTAAGTGTTAAAAACAATACCCAAAACTACTGTCTCACTTCTGTCTCAGAGGACACAATTCAACCTATCACACACCAGATCCAGGACTGCAGAGAATAAACAGTTATACCTATATTGCTTTTAAtaacaattgcatttacaaataactttaaaaccacataacacttttaatatataatggaaagttgcttatagaagttgttatttactttaaaatgttttaatatagttTAATACTTTTTCTGGTCTTTGATACTTACTGAAGAATTGTTAATAGTATTCTCAAACATTGGGTGAATTGTAAAAGGGATCCCATCTATAGCTGAAAATAAGCATAATCTATTACTTTACAAAGTGACACAGAAACATATAATTAAATAGTGGGTTTTTACACTATACAGAGGTTTTGAATTAAATCGAACCAAGGAAACCCTCTACAGATTCTAAAGCAAAACAGTGAACTATAAAACAAAGCATCTCTTGGATATAAAATTATTCTTATCTTACTGAAAAGAAAAGGCATGCAAAGTATCTTGAGAGTAAGGACTAAGGTACACATAAGGAtccatttatgattgcccaaaCTTAAGTGCTCAAGCAATCATAAAGGAAACCCTGCATGAATTTTACTTATCACGCAAGGTTTTGTGCTGAAAAAAGCTCAGCAATCTTCCTAATAGGCAAGCAAATTTTTCTTCATTACAAAAGCCCGTTTGGGCAAACTTCCCTAAGATTTCCAAGCTTTTTTCAGCATGAAACcctgtgttattaataataaattagcacAAAAGTGTCTGGATTTTAAACATCAGCAAGAAATAATATAGGCGACCTGCTAACGCAAGAGGAATGgagaggatttaaaaaaaacaaaaatgcttagaCAACATTGTTGACTACCATTGCCATTTGCTAAGAAGCTTGACAGGAAGGACTTACCAGATATGCCATAAATATTTGAAGAATCATAAATAGCATTCTCCGACAAACCCCATTTACCATTACTCAGTGGAACCGCTTGTCCTGCATCTGGATTTGGTGCACTTGCTCGTCTTCTGGAAACAAAAGTAGGAATGTTAGCATACCTGTATTCACAGCTTGAGGAATTGTTATGATAGTTTTATGCTGATATAGGTCACAAATGACCTGTGTGTACCTCAATGCCTCAGTCTACAAGGTGACAGAATGGTTTGCAGAACATGTAAGTCAGGTATAAAACACACGTATATTTGCACATTTATGCAACTGATTATCATTATAAGTACATATCATATGTACAAAATATTCCCTCGTAACACTTATATTGAGCTGTTTCCCCTGGTACCTATTAGATATCAGCATGATGGACGGAGATAGTGAAATGGAGAGATTCAtgcagaatcagaaaaaaaatgtaaaaataaaacaacttaCACTGGTTGGACTGCGGTGTTGCTGTCAAGAGAAAGCCCTTTAATGCCAGAAGTAATGTTTCGAGGTTTTGGAGTAGGTTTGGGAGCCGACACACTGCCTTTTCTGCACCAAAATACCAATCCACTTATTTCACTGAATAAAGGAACAAAAAACAGTAAATGAACAcacataaacaaatataaacaaaaaagtctACCGGCTAAATATCGGATTTTAAATCTTTCCCCAAGCAATAATTATAGTTCCATATGTCTAAAAATAAAGCGCAAATTAATTAGGAGGAATAAACATAAACACAAGAGTAAATGTACCACAGAGAAACAAAGGGTGCCAATATGCTTAAAGGACATGCACAACTTCACATAAATAGcaacaaacactgctttctggAAGCATACTGAAGTTCTATTATCACATAcatcttttaccttttttttaattaagcctATTTTATCTTACCTATtttgtatacagatatgggatacggaataacaatcctactgggtttatttaaggtatggtgatccaaattagaaACAAACTCCTGTGTCATATCGCTCACTTGCCCCATGGGTCATACAGGTGTATATAGTAACAATAGTATTCTTGCCTAACCTGCTATTGTCTTTTAGGTTTCATCTCTgtacatttagtaaaaaaaataaccttaaatatgaaataaataaaactttaaggTGGGGTTGAGGGAGAGTCATCATCTCTAGAACATCTTGTGATGAATTTGCTTTTTTGGGAGTAACATgacaaaaacaagatttttaacCCTCAGTTACACTTGGGGGCTCAGTTTATTCAGTGCTGATTATATAGATATAGCTATtaaaatatatgatataaaaCACAAGCTGATCAATGTTTAGAACACAGAAAATATCTAAAACATACATACCCAATGCGTTCATATGGAGCACCAAACTGCTTGCTTTTCATGGATAATTTGATCTCACAGACAGCGGTTTCTGCAGTGTGCATAGGCATCTGCTTTACACATAGCCTTTTTTTCTTTGGCACAGAGATTTCTAGACAAAACATAAAGACCTGCTTAAATAATGCAAGTGACAGGCTAAAAGGTACAAAACAAGAGGTTTATATGCAATTCTAATTAAAGCTTATGCTGGCCTTGGGGGTCATTGCTTTATATTGAGATAGTGGTGAAAGGAGTAAACCAGGACAAGAAAAGCCCTACTTCCTTGTTGAGGGGTGCCAATATGGCAAGTGAACATAAACAGCAAGTTTTTATCCCTGGGCCAATAtttctttttggggaaaaaattaacGCAGGACCACGCCACCATTCTAGTTAGCTTCCCGGGTGTCCATCTTCAGACTTGGactcaggggcgcgccgccaatgaggcgagctgagccgctcgcctcaggcggcagcgtatgaaaggattccaggggcggcaaaaagccgcttctgcacctttaagagccaaatttccggtttttgaaccagaaattcggctgtactattgcgagagagcacaattgcgctctccgcaatagtgtttctgcctcccctcccgacacgtaagttggtgaggggggggcagcattgcaggagccacctcaggcggcATTGCCAGAGTCAGAATCGGCGCTGTTTGGACTGACACGTAGTAGTGCAAAAACGTCAGATTTTTATGCTACTGCTTTTATGCTTTGCATCAGGTAAGGTACTGGGagaaaaatacttcagctaatgAGGTTTTCCCCCCGAAATTCTTTCCTTCTGAAAACTGATGCCTGGGAAAGTTAAGTAAAATAGTGGCACTGTGCTATTTTTTCTTCTAGGGCtgatgctttttttcccccttaaaagttaCCATGGCAAGTTCATTGACTGAGAGGTGCCAAATATATTGACAACCATCCAGTGAAtggggctttccttgtcctttaggcTAGtagcacacacattttttttctgccagcATTTTAAGAAAAGGTTCTGCCTTTTCTCCATTAGTGAAGAAAATGCAGAGTGTGTTgccagccttaaaggaattgttcagtgtaaaaatgaaactgggtaaatagatgggtaAACTgactagtaaccaatcagagagctgaaaagcaggagtagtgttctggctattatgttacatatccagccactccagtctttatacattacatttttgcctaactaactatattgaaaacattttttattttgtacagtctatttacacagtttttatttttatactgaacagttcctttaagcaggcctggatttgtggcgaggccacataggcccgggcctagggcagcaaaaaattaggggcggcatgccacccagccgcattatggggacctgtgcgtccccattcaatagcGCCGTTTGCCATCGCTTACGCGCAGGCGCACTTGCGCTCTCGGCGATTAATAACTTAATCAATATTAAgttaaggacatgtaaaccctccacaaaaatgtaatcagtgaacaaccTCTGACATCTTTATATACTGGACACTCTGTTTGTTAAAAGGCTAACAGTAGGGCTGCAGCATCCatttaatcacttagaattcttTTTCCTCCTTTAACCCACTCTGcaccctccctcaggaatttactttggctgttggctcatgaacatgctcagttcttctcaactcagattactaaacacaccctccagtcaaacaataaaattatagcaTTActagttcccatagaaactctagttgtctgatcctatttatttttaaccatttcagtgctcaaccccagcagactTTTTGTATCAAAGTATGTAGTGCcagtgtaaacctgcattctgaattgcatgaactttacagcatacatgtcctgtttgcagatgtaaatgtcatGGATGATGAAAATGACCGCCgtatgaaagctgctatttgttttaggaaaatgtgatagTGCTGGTAAAGggaggggatatatgcagtactaatgatgtggcttgggtggggaagatatgcccaatttatatggtaggaaaatgtaggctttacatgtcctttaatacaaaagATTTGCTACATTTGGATTATTAGGCATTTAATCTCTATACAGCGAGAGACAAAAAATAAGAAGTAGCCAGTGCAAAACTTTGAGAAGATAAAACTTCAAAAATGAAGGCTAAAACAACTACCATCCCTTATGCAAGCACCAAACCCTACACCCTTTCCCCATCTTACTTGGGTCTAAGTGTTCCCCGATGAAAGCATACCCAACAGGCAGCACTGTCTTTTCATTCAGCATTTGAATGTCAGTGATAACTTGCTCCAGACCCTGGAGGAAGACAAGTTAAAggaagaatgaatgaatgaatgaataaatgacaAAAGAGCTTAATGTTAAAGCCATTTTACAGCAATTAAagcaattttgagataagaataGTGTTTTCTAATGACACATGTTGTCTGACAGCTTGTACAGATGGATGGCTTTAAAGTCATGTAATACAGAGGATGGGTGTTAAGTAAATGATAATAGTACTCATAcaaaactgaaatggaaaaaatgtaagaGGAATCTCACAGCTGATTACTGAATTGCCAAACAAACCTGTTCAGCAAATGACTAAGCACATGATTCAGTGCTGATTCATAATCTCTGTCACACCTAAGTATCATGTGACTGGATCTAGTTCCTCCTGGAGCTGCTTTATAATAGATATTTTAAAAGCTGCCTGTCAAATAGAAACATCCCAATTCCCCAGTCTGATATTCCATAAGTCAGTCCCTTCATATTTTACTACACAGGAGTCGGACCACacccaacaaaaacatttttatttaaaaataaatatttaaagggcacctgttgtggggcgaaaatattttccccaaccaaaggtgcgggctaataaaGCCTGCACTCTGTTTGGGGgtaacagcattttttttaattgccccctatgccagcactaggacacccgcactgggagggagctcccagttaGAGCAGCCATGTTGGAACACAcacataatgagcgaatgccacATTTTACTCATTTTCCGCATGACGTCAGAAGCTCGTCTGCACAATATCGCTGCTCGCACTGGAAGCTCACTACCAGTGTGAGTGTCCTATCGCTGacggaaaaaaaacactgttacccccaaccagagtgtgggctctattagcccgcacctttagttggggaaaacattttggcCAAAAGGTGCCCTCTAAGTTTTATATCTATTACAAATGaacctttcatttttttcatagttcccctttagctgCCTTTAGTATGAATTACACAGTTGCCATGGATCAACTGTCTGACAAGATTTTATTGTCACACTATAGTAACATGGACAAGATTTAGTTTCTGTCCCATAAGCATTTCAAAGCGAGTTTGCTGTGAGGCACAGAAATAGCCCCACCACATgctaaaggcaaaaaaagaaacaggTCCTGACCTGTGAAAACAGACCCACACACAGATTTTTTATTAATCAACACTCACATTGTTACAAAATCGATCACATTGGACTGCAACACATACAAAATTCATTAAATAATGTTCATGGATACACAgcctacttaaagggattgttcacctttcaacacttttttcagttcagttggtttcagattgttcaacagaaataaagacttatctcaattactttctatttgtgagtATTTATCTactattgaagtataaagtttcatGTTCCACCTTATGTCTGAAGCTGCTctgagatggggggggggtgtcactgactctgtaactgttctaaattgatacatttagttacatagttaaattgggttgaaaaaagaccaaagtccatcaagttcaacccctccaaatgaagcccagcttccacacacacacacataaactatacagaaaTATCTAAACttactgtagattttagtatcacaatagccttggacattatgtttgtccaagaaaacatcgaaaccactcttaaaagcattaaaggaactataacatctaaaaatgaaattgttttaaagcagggttccccaaccgccgggccgcggCCCGCCGAGCCCCGTGCGCAAAAACGTGTCGAATTGGACGCCGGCATGTCCAAATTTGCTGCCGACCCCCAccccccggtccaaaaaaggttggggacccctgttttaaagcaatgaaaataaaatgtagtgtttccctgcactggtacaatgggtgtgtttgcttcagaaacactactatagtttatataatcaagctgctgtgtagcacagGACACTCCATAGATAACAGATATACTATGTAgtattccattgtatactacagagcatatctgttatctgttgtgtaacttgtgccttttctccccatgactacagagcagcttgtttaaataaactatagtagtcttcctGAAGCAAACCCACCCATTGTACCACTGCAGAGCAAAagcatattatattttcattactttaaaacattctcattgtttggtgttattgttcctttaactgaatcagccatcacaacatcattcggcagggcattccacaacctcactgtaaagaaccacatacgttgcttcaaataaaagttcttttcctctagtctaaagtggtggcctctggtgagatgatcctctttatgggtaaaaaatgtcccctgctatttgtctataatgtcctctagtaTGCAGACTCGTTGCTTACTCATGGATTCGAGGAtggctgcagtca
The sequence above is a segment of the Xenopus laevis strain J_2021 chromosome 8L, Xenopus_laevis_v10.1, whole genome shotgun sequence genome. Coding sequences within it:
- the mvb12a.L gene encoding multivesicular body subunit 12A; this encodes MENSSTPITGLAWISSVTLCPKTYNMIVATVEGASANFVKGFNQKSAVYLGYSTVPEGLEQVITDIQMLNEKTVLPVGYAFIGEHLDPKISVPKKKRLCVKQMPMHTAETAVCEIKLSMKSKQFGAPYERIGEISGLVFWCRKGSVSAPKPTPKPRNITSGIKGLSLDSNTAVQPVRRASAPNPDAGQAVPLSNGKWGLSENAIYDSSNIYGISAIDGIPFTIHPMFENTINNSSVAASDFRDLHIKTLSEIESEYNYGFVVEKTAAARIPPRLR